CCTGAATCGGCCGATCGGCTGATCACCTAGACCGACGGATCGGCCACGATGAGCAGCATGCTGATCAAGAAGCTCATCGGGCCGGCCCTCGCCGGGCTGCTGCTCGTACCACTCGCGCCCGGGGTCGCGTCGGCCGCGGACACCCTGCGCTGGCAGCCCTGCCGGCAGATCGCCGGCGAATGGCCCGCGGACGACCAGCGCACCGAATGCGCCACGATCAGGGTTCCGGTCGACTACGCGAAGCCGGCAGGGCGTACTTTCGACCTCGCGGTGAGCCGGATCAAGGCCACCGGCAGCCGGAACGGGGTCATTCTGGTCAACCCGGGCGGCCCCGGCGCCTCCGGAATGGACATGCCGAAAAAGCTGCTCGATTCGAAGGCGGCCGGTATCGGTGTGCACCACGACCTCATCGGCTTCTCCCCGCGTGGAGTCGGCTACAGCGCGGCGCTGTCCTGTCAGCGGGACCGGACGGAACCGGACTCTTCGCTGCCCGAGAAGGAAAAGGCCCGTTTCACATCCGAGAAGAACGCCAAGCGGTACCGGGAATGCGTGGCGAAGGATCCGGAGTTCGTGGCAAATCTGACCGTGGGGAACATCGCCCGTGACATGGACCGGATCCGGCAGGCGCTCGGCGAGGAGAAGATCGGTTACTACGGCCTCTCCTGGGGCACCGCACTCGGTGCGGAATACCGCACGCTGTTCGACGACCACGTCGACAAGATGCTGCTCGACTCGGTGATGGCGTCCACTTTGGACCTCACCAAGGTCGATCACGACACCGCGGCGGCGCAGGAGAACGCATTCCACGACTTCGCCGGCTGGCTGGCCGGCAACGACCGGATCTACCACTTCGGCACCACGAAGGCCGCCGTCCTCAAGACGATGCTGGACCTGCGGGCGAAGATCGACCACAACGACATCGATCCCCTGCTCACCCCTGCCCGCCAGGACTGGCCGGAGTCGGCCCGGAACCTGGCAAAACTCCGCGACGGCAAGCGAGTCCCCGCCACGGCACCGGCGGAGCGCACCGGCTTCGACTGGCACCATCCGGACCCGGCATTCGGCTGGGACCAGCAGGATGCGCTGCTCTGCAACGAATCGACCGGCACCCGCGACTTCGAAACGCACTGGCGTAACCATGAGGCGCTGGCCGCCGAGTTCCCCATCGCGGGCAGCCACGGCGAATACGGCGGTCGCTGCGCCGGCTGGCCACTGCCCGCCACGCCCTGGCACTTCACCCCGGGAAAGAGCCCGCTTCAGCTCGTCGGGCACGCCTACGAGTCGGTGACGCCGCTGCCCTGGGCCAAGGACATGCGCGCCCACATCGGCGGCTCTCTCATCACCATCCAGGACGACCAGCACGGCTCGCTGGCATTCCTTCCGTGCGCGTCGAAGGCAGTGGAATTCTTCGACACCGGAAAGACCTCAAACGCCACCTGCCCCGGCAACCCGATCCCGCCGGCGGCCTAGGACCCGGTCACGGGTGGCTGGGCGCCTCGGTGCGGACCCACTCCGCCAGGCGCTCAGCCACCGACTGGTACGGCAAGAAGCCGGTCGCGGTCGCGATCACCAGTTCGTACGCGTCGTCCTCGGGTGCATCCAGGTCGTAGCCGTTCAGTCCGTAGAACACGAACACCGACATCCAGCCCAGCCGCTTGTTCCCGTCTACCAGCGGATCGTTCCGGACAAGGGATTCCAGCAGCACCGCGGCCTTGTCGTGCAACTCGGGATAGGCGTCCTGCCCCATGAGCGACACTTTCGGCCGGTGCGCCGCCGCGTCCAGCAGACCGAGGTCCCGCACCCGGGAAACTCCGAGATCACCCGCGAGGGCGAGCAGATCGTCCAACGTCAGATATTCGAACTTCACCGCTACTCAAACTTCACTGCTACTCGAACTTCACTGCGCCAAGCGATCGAGCAAGCCCGCATACCGGGAACGCCCGGCCACCGAAAGGCTGTGCACCCGGTCATCCCGGACCTGGCGAGCCGCAGCGTCGGTGATCGCCCGCACCACCGCCTCGTGCTTGCTCACCCCGTTCACCTCCGCGAGCATGCCCAGAGCGTGCTCCTGCTCCTCGCTCAGCCTCAACGTCATAGCCATACCAAGAGTGATACCACTCTGGTATCACTCACCTCAACGTCGCTCACTGTTCAGTCGCACCACGCACGTTGCGCGTCTGCTCCGCGCGAGCCGCCAGCTTGGCATCCGGGGGGTAGTCCACCGCGGTCAAAGTAAGGCCGTGTGCCGGGGCGACGGCGCTGTCCCGCCGCCCGCTCGCCAATACGTCTCCCGGCCACTCCGGGGCGCGGCGGCCGTCTCCGACCAGCAGGAGAACACCGACCAGGCTGCGGACCATCGAATGACAGAACGCGTCCGCGGAGACGCGGGCCTCCACCAGGTATTCGTCGATACGGGTCCAGGACAAGTGCTGCAGCTCGCGGATAGTGGTGCCGCCCTCGCGCTGCTTGCAGTACGCGGCGAAGTCCTGCAGGCCCAGCAGATCCTGCGCGGCCGCGTTCATCCGGTCCGTGGACAACGGACGGCCCCACGCCAGGGTGTCGTTGCGGCGCAACGGATCCACGCCCCACGGCGCGTCCGAGACGCGATAGCGGTAGTGCCGCCGGACGGCGGAGAAACGAGCGTCGAAACCGGCCGGGGCCACAGTCGCCCGCAACACCCGGACGTCGGCGGGCAGCAGCTTGTTCCACCGGCCGCGCATCCGGGTCAGGTCCGGGATGCCGTGCTCGTCCACCGGGATCCGGCCGGGTGCGCCCGGAACCAGCGGCACCACGTCAACGTGCACGACCTGTCCGCTCGCGTGCACGCCGGCGTCCGTGCGGCCGGCCACCACGACCGATTTCGGCACCTCGGCGCCCGGTGGCTGGCGCTGCAGAGCCTCCTCCAGGCACGCCTGCACAGTGCGGCGGCCGGGCTGGCGAGCCCAGCCGGAGAAGTCCGTGCCGTCGTAGGAGACGTCGAGGCGCAGACGAACGAGCCCGCCCTCCCCGGGGGGAGTGGCGGGCTCGTCCGATGCCGGTGTTGCCGTCAGGACTCAGTCCTTCTTGGCGTCCGCGTCGGCCTCGGTCTCGGCGGCAGCCTCGGCCGGAGCCTCCTCGGTGGTCTCCGCGGTCGCGGCGGCCTCCTCGGTCACCTCGGCGGCGGACTCCTGCGAGGTGGTCTCCTCGACGGCGGCCGGAGCCTCGGCGTCCTTCGCGAACTTGGTCTTGCGCGCCCGCTCGGCCTCCGAGGTCACGGTCTTCTCCGCGACCAGCTCGATGACCGCCATCGCCGCGTTGTCACCCTTGCGCGGGAGCGTCTTGGTGATCCGGGTGTAGCCACCCGGGCGCTCCGCGAAGTGCGGCCCGATCTCGGCGAACAGCTTGTGCAGGACGTCCTTGTCCCGGACGACCTTCTGCACGAGGCGACGGTTGTGCAGGTCGCCCCGCTTCGCCTTGGTGATCAGCTTCTCGGCCAGCGGGCGAACCCGGCGGGCCTTGGCCTCGGTCGTGGTGATCTTGCCGTGCTCGAACAGCTGCGTGGCCAGATTGGCCAGGATCAGCCGCTGGTGGGCGGACGACCCGCCGAGCCGGGCTCCCTTGGTAGGGGTGGGCATGGGTTCTCCTCGTTCAGCTCACAGCGTCCGGGCACGCGGCCTCAGAGCTGCTCGGTCTCTGCGTAGTCCTGGCCATCGTCGTGGCCCTCGTCCGAAATCCCGCCGCCGATCCCGGCGACCCCGTCGGCTGCCCAGCCCTCACCGTCGTAGCCCGCGGCGGCCGCGGACGGATCGAACCCGGGCGGGCTGTCCTTGAGCGCCAGGCCGAGGCCGACCAGCTTCAGCTTGACCTCGTCGATCGACTTGGCGCCGAAGTTGCGGATGTCGAGCAGGTCCGCCTCGCTGCGCGAGACGAGCTCACCGACGGTGTGGATACCCTCGCGCTTGAGGCAGTTGTAGGACCGGACGGTGAGGTCCAGGTCCTCGATCGGCATCGCGTAGGCGGCGATGGTGTCCGCCTCCTGCGGCGACGGGCCGATCTCGATGCCCTCGGCGTCGATGTTCAGCTCGCGGGCGAGGCCGAACAGCTCCACCAGCGTCTTGCCCGCCGAGGCCACCGCGTCCCGCGGGGTGATCGACGGCTTGGTCTCGACGTCCAGGATCAGCTTGTCGAAGTCGGTGCGCTGCTCGACCCGGGTCGCCTCGACCTTGTAGGTCACCTTCAGCACCGGCGAGTAGATCGAGTCCACCGGGATCCGGCCGATCTCCGCGCCCGCCTGCTTGTTCTGCAGGGCCGGAACGTACCCGCGGCCGCGCTCGACGACGAGCTCGATCTCGAGCTTGCCCTTGCCGTTCAGCGACGCGATGTGCAGATCCGGGTTGTGCACGGTGACGCCGGCCGGCGGCACGATGTCGGCCGCGGTGACCTCACCGGGGCCCTGCTTGCGCAGGTACATGGTGACCGGCTCGTCCTCCTCCGAGGACACGACCAGCTCCTTGAGGTTCAGGATGATGTCGGTGACGTCTTCCTTCACCCCGGGAACGGTGGTGAACTCGTGCAGCACGCCGTCGATGCGGATGCTCGTCACGGCCGCGCCCGGAATGGACGAGAGCAGCGTGCGCCGCAGCGAGTTGCCGAGCGTGTAGCCGAAGCCGGGCTCCAGCGGTTCGATGGTGAACCGGGAACGGGTCTCGTTGACCGTCTCTTCGCCGAGAGCCGGCCGCTGGGAAATCAGCATCTTCCTTGTTCCTTTCCAGACGGCGCCCGCCATATGACGCCGAAGGGATGGCGTAGCGGCGGCGCCCTTTCCGGCGCCGCCGCCGGTGAAACTACTTCGAGTAGAGCTCGACGATCAGCTGTTCCTGCACCGGAACGTCGATCTGCGCCCGCTCCGGGAGCTGGTGCACCAGCACGCGGAGGTTCGACGGGACGACCTGCAGCCAGGCCGGCACCGGGCGCTCGCCGAAGGACTCCTTCGCCGCCATGAACGGCAGCATGCCCATCGACTTCGGCTTCACGTCGATGATGTCCCACTTGGACACCTGGTACGAGGGCACGTTGACCTTCACGCCGTTGACCAGGAAGTGGCCGTGGCTGACCAGCTGACGCGCCTGACGGCGCGTGCGGGCGATGCCGGCGCGGTAGATCACATTGTCCAGCCGCGACTCGAGGATCTGCAGCAGCACCTCACCGGTCTTACCCGGACGCCGCACGGCCTCCTTGTAGTACCGGACGAACTGCC
This Amycolatopsis sulphurea DNA region includes the following protein-coding sequences:
- the rpsD gene encoding 30S ribosomal protein S4, with translation MARYTGPATRISRRLKVDLIGGDQAFERRPYPPGQHGRGRIKESEYLLQSQEKQKARYTYGVLERQFVRYYKEAVRRPGKTGEVLLQILESRLDNVIYRAGIARTRRQARQLVSHGHFLVNGVKVNVPSYQVSKWDIIDVKPKSMGMLPFMAAKESFGERPVPAWLQVVPSNLRVLVHQLPERAQIDVPVQEQLIVELYSK
- a CDS encoding type II toxin-antitoxin system death-on-curing family toxin produces the protein MKFEYLTLDDLLALAGDLGVSRVRDLGLLDAAAHRPKVSLMGQDAYPELHDKAAVLLESLVRNDPLVDGNKRLGWMSVFVFYGLNGYDLDAPEDDAYELVIATATGFLPYQSVAERLAEWVRTEAPSHP
- the rplQ gene encoding 50S ribosomal protein L17, with translation MPTPTKGARLGGSSAHQRLILANLATQLFEHGKITTTEAKARRVRPLAEKLITKAKRGDLHNRRLVQKVVRDKDVLHKLFAEIGPHFAERPGGYTRITKTLPRKGDNAAMAVIELVAEKTVTSEAERARKTKFAKDAEAPAAVEETTSQESAAEVTEEAAATAETTEEAPAEAAAETEADADAKKD
- the truA gene encoding tRNA pseudouridine(38-40) synthase TruA, whose translation is MRLDVSYDGTDFSGWARQPGRRTVQACLEEALQRQPPGAEVPKSVVVAGRTDAGVHASGQVVHVDVVPLVPGAPGRIPVDEHGIPDLTRMRGRWNKLLPADVRVLRATVAPAGFDARFSAVRRHYRYRVSDAPWGVDPLRRNDTLAWGRPLSTDRMNAAAQDLLGLQDFAAYCKQREGGTTIRELQHLSWTRIDEYLVEARVSADAFCHSMVRSLVGVLLLVGDGRRAPEWPGDVLASGRRDSAVAPAHGLTLTAVDYPPDAKLAARAEQTRNVRGATEQ
- a CDS encoding DNA-directed RNA polymerase subunit alpha, whose translation is MLISQRPALGEETVNETRSRFTIEPLEPGFGYTLGNSLRRTLLSSIPGAAVTSIRIDGVLHEFTTVPGVKEDVTDIILNLKELVVSSEEDEPVTMYLRKQGPGEVTAADIVPPAGVTVHNPDLHIASLNGKGKLEIELVVERGRGYVPALQNKQAGAEIGRIPVDSIYSPVLKVTYKVEATRVEQRTDFDKLILDVETKPSITPRDAVASAGKTLVELFGLARELNIDAEGIEIGPSPQEADTIAAYAMPIEDLDLTVRSYNCLKREGIHTVGELVSRSEADLLDIRNFGAKSIDEVKLKLVGLGLALKDSPPGFDPSAAAAGYDGEGWAADGVAGIGGGISDEGHDDGQDYAETEQL
- a CDS encoding alpha/beta fold hydrolase, with amino-acid sequence MSSMLIKKLIGPALAGLLLVPLAPGVASAADTLRWQPCRQIAGEWPADDQRTECATIRVPVDYAKPAGRTFDLAVSRIKATGSRNGVILVNPGGPGASGMDMPKKLLDSKAAGIGVHHDLIGFSPRGVGYSAALSCQRDRTEPDSSLPEKEKARFTSEKNAKRYRECVAKDPEFVANLTVGNIARDMDRIRQALGEEKIGYYGLSWGTALGAEYRTLFDDHVDKMLLDSVMASTLDLTKVDHDTAAAQENAFHDFAGWLAGNDRIYHFGTTKAAVLKTMLDLRAKIDHNDIDPLLTPARQDWPESARNLAKLRDGKRVPATAPAERTGFDWHHPDPAFGWDQQDALLCNESTGTRDFETHWRNHEALAAEFPIAGSHGEYGGRCAGWPLPATPWHFTPGKSPLQLVGHAYESVTPLPWAKDMRAHIGGSLITIQDDQHGSLAFLPCASKAVEFFDTGKTSNATCPGNPIPPAA
- a CDS encoding CopG family transcriptional regulator — its product is MAMTLRLSEEQEHALGMLAEVNGVSKHEAVVRAITDAAARQVRDDRVHSLSVAGRSRYAGLLDRLAQ